In Stigmatella aurantiaca, one DNA window encodes the following:
- a CDS encoding protein kinase domain-containing protein has product MSGRQVGGRYILEKKIAGGGMGAIWLAHDPQLDRKVALKLTTSLRISSDSARRQFEQEARAIAHFRHPNVVQIYDFGLDKGEDPYIVMELLDGEDLEARLRRQPQLPPGAVASILLQVGKALTAAHTAGIVHRDLKPANIFLARVDGEEVVKILDFGLARLVKRSEDVSFDTPADGMIGTLRYMSPEQIRGDRALDHRSDLWSIAVVIFRALTGQFPFTLELVGPLLSGTFHPPETAPSTMNLGLSAELDGFFKRALHPDPALRFGSSHEMVSSFATLVKTAERPQACKILVVDDEADVEMLLKQAFRRQIRDNVYQFLFASDGENALEKLRQSPDIEVVVTDINMPRMDGLALLSRVSEAYPLAKVIIVSAYSDMTNIRTAMNRGAYDFLVKPLDFQDLETTLNKTLRHVRELRQMARSIKENELLALFVQSTVLSLLRTLTQGREALAGERVDSTVVFIGLKGLTAATRHEAPVGIIQKLNDSLHIIVPELTSRQGVVDRFMGDTVMAVFRGHEHLYRAMAACISIRQELQTRAFRSGDASPYAHGVSIGLDSGKVVAGGLGSHDLGRLDYAVLGDVVTTSAALSSLAGRDQILVTERLIERLAERFRCQHLGARMLPGSGDPVNLYEVLGPYNMPALPDDSATNPNTQ; this is encoded by the coding sequence ATGTCGGGACGCCAGGTGGGCGGCAGGTACATCCTGGAAAAGAAGATCGCCGGCGGTGGCATGGGTGCCATCTGGCTGGCGCATGATCCCCAGTTGGATCGCAAGGTCGCGCTCAAGCTGACGACCTCGCTGCGCATCTCCTCGGACTCGGCCCGGCGCCAGTTCGAGCAGGAGGCGCGCGCCATCGCCCATTTCCGCCACCCGAACGTGGTGCAGATCTACGACTTCGGCCTGGACAAGGGCGAGGACCCGTACATCGTCATGGAGCTGCTCGACGGGGAGGACCTCGAGGCCCGGTTGCGGCGGCAGCCACAGCTTCCCCCGGGCGCCGTGGCCTCCATCCTGCTCCAGGTGGGCAAGGCGCTAACGGCCGCGCACACGGCGGGGATCGTCCACCGCGATCTCAAGCCCGCGAACATCTTCCTGGCCCGTGTCGACGGCGAGGAGGTGGTGAAGATCCTCGACTTCGGCCTGGCGCGGCTGGTGAAGCGCTCCGAGGATGTCTCCTTCGACACGCCCGCGGACGGGATGATCGGCACGCTGCGCTACATGAGCCCCGAGCAGATCCGGGGCGACCGCGCGCTCGATCACCGCAGTGATTTGTGGTCCATCGCGGTCGTGATTTTCCGGGCGCTCACCGGGCAGTTTCCCTTCACGCTCGAGCTCGTCGGCCCGCTGCTGTCGGGCACGTTCCACCCGCCCGAGACGGCCCCCTCCACGATGAACCTGGGGTTGAGCGCGGAGCTGGACGGGTTCTTCAAGCGCGCGCTGCACCCGGATCCCGCCCTGCGCTTCGGCTCCTCGCACGAGATGGTGTCCTCCTTCGCCACCCTCGTGAAGACGGCGGAGCGGCCCCAGGCGTGCAAGATCCTCGTGGTGGATGACGAGGCGGACGTGGAGATGCTGCTCAAGCAGGCCTTCCGCCGGCAGATCCGCGACAACGTCTACCAGTTCCTCTTCGCCTCCGATGGCGAGAACGCGCTGGAGAAGCTGCGCCAGTCGCCCGACATCGAGGTGGTCGTCACGGACATCAACATGCCGCGCATGGACGGGTTGGCCCTGCTCAGCCGCGTCAGCGAGGCCTATCCGCTCGCCAAGGTCATCATCGTCTCGGCCTACAGCGACATGACCAACATCCGCACGGCGATGAACCGGGGGGCCTACGACTTCCTGGTCAAGCCGCTGGACTTCCAGGATCTGGAGACGACGCTCAACAAGACGCTCCGGCACGTGCGGGAGCTGCGGCAGATGGCGCGCTCCATCAAGGAGAACGAGCTGCTGGCGCTGTTCGTCCAGAGCACGGTCCTGTCGCTGTTGCGCACGCTCACGCAGGGGCGCGAGGCGCTGGCCGGCGAGCGCGTGGACTCCACCGTGGTGTTCATTGGCCTCAAGGGCCTCACCGCCGCCACGCGCCACGAGGCGCCCGTGGGCATCATCCAGAAGCTCAACGACAGCCTCCACATCATCGTCCCCGAGCTGACGTCGCGGCAGGGCGTGGTGGACCGGTTCATGGGCGACACGGTGATGGCCGTGTTCCGGGGCCACGAGCACCTCTACCGGGCGATGGCGGCCTGCATCTCCATCCGCCAGGAGCTCCAGACGCGCGCCTTCCGCTCGGGCGACGCCTCCCCGTACGCGCATGGGGTCAGCATCGGGCTGGACTCGGGAAAGGTGGTCGCCGGGGGGCTGGGGAGCCATGATCTCGGACGGCTGGACTACGCCGTGCTGGGGGACGTGGTGACCACCTCCGCGGCCCTGTCCTCGCTGGCGGGGCGGGATCAGATCCTGGTGACCGAGCGGCTAATCGAGCGATTGGCGGAGCGCTTCCGGTGCCAGCACCTGGGGGCGCGGATGCTCCCGGGGAGCGGTGATCCCGTGAATCTCTACGAGGTCCTTGGGCCGTACAATATGCCGGCACTGCCCGACGACTCCGCGACCAATCCAAACACGCAGTGA
- a CDS encoding acetoacetate decarboxylase family protein: MQMTKTESSLFDAYPCTEKYELSSGAVCAVPYVCRSADMLVLHGPADLEAVRGLLAGQRYQPVSIGGGQCAMSLWVADYHDTTCGPYKEFIVAFMVSLKPVEVAVHSPMEMLQPLGHPEVTTFCYKLVLDQQVPIDFGREVHGHAKHPAPQPVNIAFGAPWCQFDIACDGKPLVQGRVRYPAEPARFQRLSVGFVTPKEVFQTRNIMHFEMESRLRLFGEGDAFSLSGESPLGRALVPLNYTPQVVQYLPRVRFVMPKPLNWHGPEGR; the protein is encoded by the coding sequence ATGCAGATGACGAAGACCGAGTCTTCTCTGTTCGATGCCTATCCCTGCACCGAGAAGTACGAGCTGTCCTCGGGCGCCGTCTGCGCGGTGCCCTACGTCTGCCGCTCCGCGGACATGCTGGTGCTCCACGGACCGGCGGACCTCGAGGCCGTCCGGGGCCTGCTCGCGGGGCAGCGCTACCAGCCGGTGTCCATCGGGGGCGGCCAGTGCGCCATGTCGCTCTGGGTGGCGGACTACCACGACACCACGTGTGGGCCTTACAAGGAGTTCATCGTCGCCTTCATGGTGTCGCTGAAGCCGGTGGAGGTGGCAGTCCACTCTCCGATGGAGATGCTCCAGCCGCTGGGCCATCCGGAGGTCACCACGTTTTGTTACAAGCTGGTGCTGGATCAGCAAGTGCCCATCGACTTTGGCCGGGAGGTTCACGGCCACGCCAAGCACCCGGCGCCCCAGCCCGTGAACATCGCCTTCGGCGCCCCGTGGTGCCAGTTCGACATCGCCTGTGATGGCAAGCCGCTCGTTCAGGGCCGCGTCCGCTACCCGGCGGAGCCGGCCAGGTTCCAGCGGCTCTCCGTGGGCTTCGTCACCCCCAAGGAAGTGTTCCAGACGCGCAACATCATGCACTTCGAGATGGAGTCGCGCCTGCGGCTGTTCGGCGAGGGGGATGCGTTCTCGCTCTCCGGCGAGAGCCCGCTGGGCCGCGCGCTCGTGCCGCTGAACTACACGCCCCAGGTGGTGCAGTACCTGCCCCGGGTCCGCTTCGTGATGCCCAAGCCCCTCAACTGGCACGGGCCGGAGGGCCGATGA
- a CDS encoding acetoacetate decarboxylase family protein, whose product MSPPGRKYVDHPSLQVFPPPSLCQDVNLSVFFLKGRQDRLQALCDRFLNEPSGGAVHYRPRLPFVMLTFQHVGRLSSEAEGFRDWGFTSEREVTFWIAASDTRRHGPDELCQRVELFVPYIYTDNPWAVAGGREIYGFPKQAADIRMPGTGQGAGAFEVRTLAYRTLSPGTRAEVARLLLLERADGQPMDMDMDLGMSSDTDGAEGFRAENLLQQVSVLRDELGSLLDFNFEVGSRILDFLFRPTLPMVFLKQFRGVGTRTDACYQAIVGAEADQLKLRGLRLLPRRFRLTIDSLATQPLAEDLGLELNSRGQLSIAGGLQIQFDFRINEGHLIWSGS is encoded by the coding sequence ATGAGCCCTCCAGGCCGCAAGTACGTCGACCATCCGTCGCTCCAGGTCTTCCCTCCGCCGAGCCTGTGCCAGGACGTCAACCTGTCCGTCTTCTTCCTCAAGGGGCGGCAGGACCGGCTCCAGGCGCTCTGTGACCGGTTCCTCAACGAGCCCTCGGGAGGCGCGGTCCACTACCGCCCACGGTTGCCCTTCGTCATGCTGACGTTCCAGCACGTGGGCCGGCTGTCCTCGGAGGCCGAAGGCTTCCGGGACTGGGGCTTCACCTCCGAGCGCGAGGTGACGTTCTGGATCGCCGCCAGCGACACCCGGCGGCACGGGCCGGATGAGCTGTGCCAGCGCGTGGAGCTCTTCGTCCCGTACATCTACACGGACAACCCGTGGGCGGTGGCCGGGGGGCGGGAGATCTACGGCTTTCCGAAGCAGGCCGCCGACATCCGCATGCCCGGCACGGGGCAGGGCGCGGGGGCCTTCGAGGTGCGGACCCTGGCATACCGCACGCTCAGCCCCGGCACGCGGGCCGAGGTGGCCCGGCTGCTGCTGCTGGAGCGGGCGGATGGCCAGCCCATGGACATGGACATGGACCTGGGCATGTCCTCGGACACGGACGGCGCCGAGGGCTTCCGGGCGGAGAACCTGCTGCAGCAGGTGAGCGTGCTCCGGGACGAGCTGGGCTCGCTGCTCGACTTCAACTTCGAGGTGGGCTCGCGCATCCTCGACTTCCTGTTCCGGCCCACCCTGCCCATGGTCTTCCTCAAGCAGTTCCGCGGGGTGGGGACCCGCACGGACGCGTGCTACCAGGCCATCGTGGGCGCGGAGGCCGACCAGCTCAAGCTCCGGGGGCTGCGGCTGCTGCCCCGGCGCTTCCGGCTGACGATCGATTCGCTGGCCACGCAGCCACTGGCGGAGGATCTCGGGCTGGAACTCAACTCCCGGGGCCAGCTGTCCATCGCCGGGGGACTGCAGATCCAGTTCGATTTCCGGATCAACGAAGGACACCTCATCTGGAGCGGTTCATGA
- a CDS encoding NAD(P)-binding protein, whose protein sequence is MTEGGAASPRKKVVVLGGGAGALTTAYYLSSTPELRARYEVTVYQVGWRLGGKGASGRGPHGRIEEHGLHIFWGFYENAFQLMRACYREMNRPATMPLATFEQAFLPRDLLALQELVHGTWQRWVIPFPSNSRSPGQSGSIDSSQEVLGVLFQTILDLFNRTQALLVGTAAEGTAQDFLGRLQEVLAESMERGADLLLSVRLLVQEGQRLLEQAHVRVLAVLRGEVEARGMLDAALLDTLRGFLRWLWARFTPLLESNFLLFQMCVGLDFLVANLVGILSDQVFVRGFNAIEEMDYRAWLAKHGASELTLKSALSRTIYDAAMSMVDGDPDCQAIGAGSALRALLRIGLTYQGHIAYEFAASMGDVIFVPLYEACRKNGVRFEFFHRVEELVADDVTGLPQIRRIRIGRQVTLKDPSREYEPLIYVKNLPCWPSQPLWDQLLEGDNLLREGINLESFYTPWRSVEERVLEAGRDFDHVVFGIPVASVPFLCPSLVEKNAAWRRMVEQVATIQTQSFQIWTSKDLSAMGWTVGSPMLTGYVEPIDTWADMTNLLPREGWAQPNAPRNVAYFCGPQPGPRQPPPPDAHAFPTQETERARQDAVHFLNHHIGVLWPRATQPRAPGAFDWTLLVPSNGGEGEARFETQYWRANVDPSERYTLALPGTFKARIRPDRTGFANLSICGDWVDNGFYIGAAEGAVISGMLAFRAVTGQRLPISGEAFWYR, encoded by the coding sequence ATGACGGAGGGCGGTGCGGCGTCACCTCGGAAGAAGGTCGTGGTGCTGGGGGGCGGTGCCGGTGCGCTGACGACGGCCTATTACCTGTCGAGCACGCCCGAGCTGCGCGCGCGGTACGAAGTCACGGTCTACCAGGTGGGCTGGCGGCTGGGGGGCAAGGGCGCCAGTGGGCGAGGGCCCCATGGGCGCATCGAGGAGCATGGGCTGCACATCTTCTGGGGCTTCTACGAGAACGCCTTCCAGTTGATGCGCGCGTGCTACCGGGAGATGAACCGGCCCGCGACGATGCCGCTGGCCACCTTCGAGCAGGCCTTCCTGCCGAGGGACTTGCTGGCCCTGCAGGAGCTCGTCCACGGCACGTGGCAGCGCTGGGTCATCCCGTTTCCCTCCAACTCCCGCTCGCCGGGGCAGTCCGGCAGCATCGACTCCTCCCAGGAGGTTCTCGGGGTCCTGTTCCAGACCATCCTGGACCTCTTCAACCGGACCCAGGCACTGCTGGTGGGCACGGCGGCGGAGGGCACTGCGCAGGACTTTCTCGGCAGGCTCCAGGAGGTGTTGGCGGAGAGCATGGAGCGGGGGGCCGACCTGCTCCTGTCCGTGCGCCTGCTCGTCCAGGAGGGGCAGCGGCTGCTGGAGCAGGCCCATGTGCGCGTGCTCGCGGTGCTCCGGGGCGAGGTGGAGGCGCGCGGGATGCTGGACGCGGCGCTGCTCGACACGCTGCGCGGCTTCCTGCGCTGGCTGTGGGCCCGGTTCACGCCCCTGCTGGAGTCGAACTTCCTGCTCTTCCAGATGTGCGTGGGGCTGGACTTCCTGGTGGCCAACCTCGTCGGCATCCTCTCGGATCAGGTGTTCGTCCGGGGCTTCAACGCCATCGAGGAGATGGACTACCGCGCGTGGCTGGCGAAGCATGGGGCCAGCGAGCTGACGCTGAAGTCGGCGCTGTCGCGCACCATCTACGACGCGGCCATGTCCATGGTGGATGGGGATCCCGACTGCCAGGCCATCGGCGCGGGCAGCGCGCTCCGGGCGCTGCTGCGCATCGGGCTCACGTACCAGGGGCACATCGCCTACGAGTTCGCCGCCTCCATGGGCGACGTCATCTTCGTGCCGCTCTACGAGGCGTGCCGGAAGAACGGCGTGCGCTTCGAGTTCTTCCACCGGGTGGAGGAGCTGGTCGCGGACGACGTGACGGGCCTGCCGCAGATCCGGCGCATCCGCATCGGGCGCCAGGTGACGCTGAAGGATCCCTCGCGGGAGTACGAGCCCCTCATCTATGTGAAGAACCTGCCGTGCTGGCCCAGCCAGCCGCTGTGGGATCAGCTCCTGGAGGGCGACAACCTCCTCCGGGAGGGCATCAACCTGGAGTCCTTCTACACGCCGTGGCGGAGCGTGGAAGAGCGCGTCCTGGAGGCAGGCCGGGACTTCGACCATGTCGTCTTCGGCATCCCCGTGGCCTCGGTGCCCTTCCTCTGTCCGAGCCTCGTGGAGAAGAACGCCGCGTGGCGGCGGATGGTGGAGCAGGTGGCCACCATCCAGACGCAGTCCTTCCAGATCTGGACCTCCAAGGACCTGAGCGCCATGGGGTGGACGGTGGGCAGTCCCATGCTCACCGGCTACGTCGAGCCCATCGACACGTGGGCGGACATGACGAACCTGCTGCCCCGGGAGGGCTGGGCCCAGCCCAATGCGCCCCGCAACGTGGCCTACTTCTGCGGCCCCCAGCCGGGTCCGCGCCAGCCGCCCCCCCCGGACGCGCACGCCTTTCCCACGCAGGAGACGGAGCGGGCCCGGCAGGACGCGGTCCACTTCCTGAACCACCACATCGGCGTGCTCTGGCCGCGTGCCACCCAGCCCCGGGCGCCCGGCGCGTTCGACTGGACGCTGCTGGTGCCCTCGAATGGCGGGGAAGGGGAGGCGCGCTTCGAGACCCAGTACTGGCGCGCCAACGTGGATCCGAGCGAGCGCTACACGCTGGCCCTGCCCGGCACGTTCAAGGCGCGGATCCGTCCGGACCGGACGGGCTTCGCCAACCTGTCCATCTGCGGGGACTGGGTGGACAACGGCTTCTACATTGGCGCGGCGGAGGGGGCCGTCATCTCCGGCATGCTCGCCTTCCGCGCCGTGACCGGGCAGCGGCTGCCCATCTCCGGTGAGGCGTTCTGGTACCGATGA